A stretch of Vigna angularis cultivar LongXiaoDou No.4 chromosome 4, ASM1680809v1, whole genome shotgun sequence DNA encodes these proteins:
- the LOC108341981 gene encoding probable galacturonosyltransferase-like 1, protein MKLKPRRPKSNQSPLLFFLILSLFSLPNDAKSTTTLIHQFKEAPEFYNSPDCASITDTQDNLNNHQNADTYICSEEVVHVAMTLDTTYIRGSMAAILSVLQHSSCPQNIFFHFVCSSSASLLRAAISNSFPYLNFHLYTFDDSQVSGLISTSIRSALDCPLNYARSYLPNLLPLCVRRVVYLDSDLILVDDIAKLADTPLGDKAVLAAPEYCNANFTAYFTPMFWSNPSLSLTFADRKPCYFNTGVMVIDLERWREGDYTTKIEEWMELQKRMRIYDLGSLPPFLLVFAGNIASVDHRWNQHGLGGDNFRGLCRDLHPGPVSLLHWSGKGKPWVRLDANRPCPLDALWAPYDLLNTPFSLDS, encoded by the coding sequence ATGAAATTAAAGCCCAGAAGaccaaaatcaaatcaatcaCCACTCCTATTCTTTCTCATTCTCTCCCTCTTCTCACTACCCAATGACGCCAAATCAACCACCACCCTCATCCATCAATTCAAAGAAGCCCCCGAATTCTACAACTCCCCAGACTGCGCCTCCATCACCGACACCCAAGACAACCTTAACAACCATCAAAACGCCGACACCTACATATGTTCCGAGGAAGTAGTCCACGTGGCAATGACACTCGACACAACATACATCCGGGGATCCATGGCGGCGATCCTTTCCGTCCTCCAACACTCCTCCTGCCCGCAAAACATTTTCTTTCACTTCGTCTGCTCCTCCAGCGCGTCCCTCCTACGCGCCGCCATATCCAACTCCTTCCCCTACCTCAACTTCCACCTCTACACCTTCGACGACTCCCAAGTCTCGGGACTCATCTCCACCTCCATTCGCTCAGCGCTCGATTGCCCCTTGAATTACGCACGCTCCTACTTGCCCAACCTCCTTCCACTCTGCGTGCGGCGCGTGGTGTACTTGGACTCCGACCTTATCCTCGTCGACGACATTGCCAAGCTGGCAGACACCCCGTTGGGGGACAAGGCGGTCCTTGCTGCCCCCGAATACTGCAACGCCAACTTCACCGCGTATTTCACCCCGATGTTCTGGTCCAACCCCTCGCTCTCGCTCACCTTCGCTGATAGGAAGCCCTGCTACTTCAACACGGGGGTGATGGTCATCGATTTGGAGCGATGGCGAGAGGGAGATTACACCACCAAAATCGAGGAATGGATGGAGCTGCAGAAGAGGATGAGAATCTACGACTTGGGTTCTCTCCCTCCCTTCTTGCTTGTCTTTGCTGGCAACATCGCTTCCGTCGATCACAGGTGGAACCAGCACGGTCTCGGCGGTGATAACTTCCGTGGACTCTGCAGAGATCTCCACCCTGGCCCTGTTAGTCTCCTGCATTGGAGTGGCAAAGGTAAACCCTGGGTTCGATTGGACGCTAACAGACCCTGCCCTTTGGACGCGCTTTGGGCACCCTATGATCTGTTGAACACTCCCTTTTCTTTGGATTCTTGA